The genomic segment ATCTTCGCACAAACAGTGGTGGTTATCTCGAACAAGCGGTGAATGTGGCTGATCTTTTCATTACATCCCCGGATACGCTTGTTTACACGGCTGGACGGAAAACAGAAATGTCAGAAGTTTTCATTGCAAGTTCGAAACGGGGTTATGAAGACTTCGCTGTTATTGTATTGATAAACCGCTGGTCTGCCAGTGCCAGCGAAATTGTTGCTGGCGCTATTCAGGATCTGGATCGGGGCCTTGTCGTGGGTGAGACCAGTTTTGGAAAAGGGTTGGTCCAGCGGCAGTGGCCTCTTAAGGACGGTTCCGCACTCCGTGTCACAATCGCCAGATATTATACCCCTAGTGGAAGGCTGATACAGCGGCCGTATGATAATGGGACAAGGGAGTATTATGGGAATCTGGGCAAAGAAGATAGGGAGGAACTTCTGGACTCTCTGAGAATAGGTAAGCCCAAATACAAAACTAAGCGTGGAAGAGAAGTATACGGTGGCGGTGGCATTTCACCTGACGTGTATGTCCCCATCTCTAAGTATACAACAACCACAGTCCGTATGGTTGGCCACCCCAAGCGATTTACCTTCAATTGGGGAACAGATTATGCCAAAGGGAGGAAGACTGACTGGAAAGATCTCGTGGATTTCAATCGTGATTTTCAAGTTAGCGCCGATTTGGTGGAAGACTTTCTCACCTATGTAAAGGATCAGGATGTAGACTTTGAGAGGGAAGAACTTGATAAAGACATGGGCTATCTCAAGTCTGTTTTAAAGGCAGAGGTGGCAGGTGCTGTATGGGGAAAATCAGCATACTATCAAATGTTTGTAAGTAACGATCCGCAGGTAACCGCCGCCCTATCACACTTTGATGAGGCTGCCGAGTTTTTAGTTCACCATTAGTAAGTAGGTGTTTTGTAAAATCATGAAAGGAAGTTTGACATTCCTTAATGAAAGCATTATTTTCGTGGGCGTTAAAAAGACTTTAGTAAGGAGAAAACGGTAATGGTTCAATACTTTTTAGATGGTGGTCCGTTTATGTATCCTATTCTTGGCTTATTGATTTTTGGTCTCGGATTCGGCATTGAGAGGGTTTATACACTATTT from the Candidatus Neomarinimicrobiota bacterium genome contains:
- a CDS encoding S41 family peptidase, which gives rise to MNYLKRYLAIGAISLIFLFTVASVGPAAYSKVVNIYDKIRVLNQIISIVNENYVEPVNWDEALDGAFLGLLEELDPHSSYISRDKLEAVNEQFHGKFEGIGIEFDLLGGYITVISPVVDSPSDRAGLQPGDKIVAIDGEDAYEITREDVYNTLRGPKGTAVLLTIRRPGQAETFDVEIIRDQIPIYSLISSFMIDDQIGYMRLTRFASSTSQEVLEAVESLRAEGMTRLIFDLRTNSGGYLEQAVNVADLFITSPDTLVYTAGRKTEMSEVFIASSKRGYEDFAVIVLINRWSASASEIVAGAIQDLDRGLVVGETSFGKGLVQRQWPLKDGSALRVTIARYYTPSGRLIQRPYDNGTREYYGNLGKEDREELLDSLRIGKPKYKTKRGREVYGGGGISPDVYVPISKYTTTTVRMVGHPKRFTFNWGTDYAKGRKTDWKDLVDFNRDFQVSADLVEDFLTYVKDQDVDFEREELDKDMGYLKSVLKAEVAGAVWGKSAYYQMFVSNDPQVTAALSHFDEAAEFLVHH